In Sporosarcina psychrophila, a genomic segment contains:
- a CDS encoding 3-hydroxyacyl-CoA dehydrogenase produces MINRIVVVGSGVMGRGIAYVGAIGGYKVTIVDINGSALENAKQEIDSIFEKGLARGKISANQAEQAHSNLNYESDLAKAAENADLIIEAVPEKAAIKKQVFETIEEYAPAHCYFATNTSTMSPTEIASFGKRPEKTIAMHFFNPVHKMTLVEIVRGLETSDETVETIKQVAVNMGKETVVINEFPGFVTSRISALVGNEAFYMLQEGLGTAEEIDKAIKLGLNYPMGPFELVDLVGLDTRLNNLNYLYDKLGEKYRPAPLLEQYVKAGRLGRKSGKGVYDYTHGEELITK; encoded by the coding sequence ATGATTAATCGAATAGTTGTTGTCGGTTCCGGTGTGATGGGCAGAGGAATAGCCTATGTCGGAGCGATTGGCGGATATAAAGTTACAATTGTCGACATCAATGGATCCGCATTGGAAAATGCGAAACAAGAAATTGATAGTATCTTTGAAAAAGGTCTCGCACGCGGAAAGATATCAGCAAATCAGGCTGAACAAGCGCATAGTAATTTAAATTATGAAAGTGACTTGGCAAAAGCCGCAGAGAATGCGGATTTAATCATTGAAGCTGTTCCTGAAAAGGCTGCCATTAAAAAGCAAGTATTTGAAACGATTGAAGAATATGCACCAGCACATTGTTATTTTGCAACGAATACATCGACGATGAGTCCGACAGAAATTGCTTCTTTCGGTAAACGCCCAGAAAAAACAATCGCCATGCACTTTTTCAATCCCGTACATAAAATGACTCTTGTTGAAATTGTCCGGGGCTTGGAAACGAGTGATGAAACGGTAGAGACGATTAAACAAGTTGCTGTCAATATGGGAAAAGAAACGGTTGTTATTAATGAATTTCCTGGGTTTGTAACAAGCCGGATTAGTGCGCTTGTCGGCAATGAAGCATTTTATATGCTGCAAGAGGGACTTGGAACAGCAGAAGAAATTGATAAAGCAATTAAGCTTGGCTTAAATTACCCTATGGGTCCATTCGAGCTCGTGGATTTAGTGGGTCTTGACACACGTTTGAACAACTTGAACTATTTATATGACAAGCTTGGAGAAAAGTACCGTCCAGCGCCTCTCCTAGAACAATACGTAAAAGCGGGGCGTCTTGGACGGAAAAGCGGAAAAGGTGTCTACGATTATACACATGGAGAAGAGTTGATTACGAAATGA
- a CDS encoding aldehyde dehydrogenase family protein produces the protein MTKTHEIEIEQETIKRDFYKLFINGEQVESSSGERTKIYNPATGELLAEVAKATKEDAEKAVQAARDSFDNGKWKITPAGRRARVLNKIAAIMGSRFNELVELEILNTGKSLAAAKGQISQAIEDFEFYAGAIVGHGGSVNNVPGQFHNYTEKEPLGVCAQIIPWNYPLMMAAWKIAPAIAAGCSVVIKPASLTPLTAIILGEICYEAGVPAGVVNILPGSGSEIGNYLVEHELVNKVAFTGSTPIGKDIMAKAAGTVKRVTLELGGKSPSLVFEDADIEAAVDGSLYGAFNNSGQSCDARTRIYIHENVYDEFVEKFIAKTEKLVIGDPFDKGTHMGAVIDQCQLDTVKMYVQSAIDEGAEILTGGKELKPEGFENGFWYAPTIIGNVTQDMKVVREEIFGPVVVVSKFKNEKEAIALANDSDFGLASSIWSTNTATTTRVANQIQAGIVMINTPFSAFPGTPFGGYKQSGFGRELAIGSLDLYTETKSIMSYFGSRPVNPFGL, from the coding sequence ATGACAAAAACCCATGAAATCGAAATCGAACAAGAAACGATAAAGCGTGATTTCTATAAACTTTTTATCAACGGTGAACAAGTCGAAAGTAGCAGTGGCGAGCGCACAAAGATTTATAATCCGGCGACGGGTGAACTACTTGCTGAAGTAGCGAAAGCAACCAAAGAAGACGCTGAAAAAGCTGTTCAAGCTGCCAGGGATTCATTTGATAATGGCAAATGGAAAATAACTCCTGCAGGACGGCGTGCACGTGTACTAAACAAAATTGCAGCAATTATGGGTTCACGCTTTAATGAACTTGTAGAACTAGAAATTTTGAATACGGGTAAATCACTTGCAGCTGCTAAAGGGCAGATTTCACAAGCCATTGAAGACTTTGAATTTTATGCGGGCGCTATTGTTGGACATGGGGGTTCTGTGAATAATGTACCTGGTCAATTCCATAATTACACAGAAAAAGAACCACTTGGTGTATGCGCGCAAATTATTCCGTGGAACTATCCACTTATGATGGCTGCTTGGAAGATTGCTCCAGCTATTGCAGCAGGGTGCTCCGTCGTTATTAAGCCAGCGTCTCTCACGCCACTTACAGCTATTATTCTTGGAGAAATTTGCTACGAAGCAGGGGTTCCAGCAGGCGTCGTTAACATTTTGCCAGGATCTGGATCTGAAATCGGTAATTACTTGGTAGAACATGAACTAGTGAATAAAGTTGCATTCACGGGTTCTACACCAATTGGAAAAGACATTATGGCAAAAGCAGCAGGAACAGTAAAACGCGTAACACTAGAACTTGGTGGAAAATCCCCAAGCCTTGTTTTTGAAGATGCAGATATTGAAGCAGCAGTTGATGGTTCACTCTACGGAGCTTTCAATAACTCAGGTCAATCGTGTGATGCGCGTACACGCATCTATATTCATGAAAATGTGTACGATGAGTTCGTTGAGAAATTTATTGCTAAAACAGAAAAACTTGTAATTGGGGATCCATTTGATAAAGGAACACATATGGGCGCAGTTATCGATCAGTGCCAGTTGGACACAGTGAAAATGTATGTTCAATCTGCAATTGATGAAGGTGCTGAAATCCTTACTGGTGGTAAAGAATTAAAACCAGAAGGCTTTGAAAACGGATTTTGGTATGCGCCGACAATAATCGGAAACGTAACACAAGACATGAAAGTTGTTCGTGAAGAAATCTTTGGACCAGTTGTCGTTGTATCGAAGTTTAAAAACGAAAAAGAGGCAATTGCATTAGCAAATGACTCAGATTTTGGGCTAGCTTCTTCTATTTGGTCAACAAATACTGCAACTACAACACGTGTTGCGAACCAAATTCAAGCGGGAATCGTTATGATCAACACGCCATTCTCTGCATTCCCAGGTACACCATTCGGTGGCTATAAACAATCCGGATTTGGCCGTGAGCTAGCAATCGGATCGCTTGATCTTTACACTGAAACAAAAAGCATTATGTCGTACTTTGGCAGTCGTCCAGTAAATCCATTTGGACTATAA
- a CDS encoding enoyl-CoA hydratase-related protein yields MFETIRYDVKDGIAWLILNRPDKLNAFISQMNREVKDAIKAASYDEQVRCVVITGEGRAFCSGQDLSEIDEFMDHGQVLRDHYGPMIQQIRKCEKPIIAAVNGVAAGAGFSLALACDFRLMSERASLLNAFIHVGLIPDSGNLYYLTQLVGQSKAAELAILGEKVPATEAVAMGLANRLIPSETWEEDVSAFATRLAALPTKAIGLIKGSLMTISELSFEEYLEHEAQGQRIAGLTKDHREGINAFMKKRKPVFTGQ; encoded by the coding sequence ATGTTTGAGACAATTCGTTACGATGTCAAAGATGGAATTGCGTGGCTCATCTTAAATAGACCTGACAAACTGAATGCTTTTATCTCGCAGATGAATCGTGAAGTAAAAGATGCAATCAAAGCGGCATCATACGATGAACAAGTGCGCTGTGTTGTCATTACAGGTGAAGGACGGGCATTTTGTTCCGGACAAGATTTATCAGAAATTGATGAATTTATGGATCATGGTCAAGTGTTAAGAGATCATTATGGACCGATGATCCAGCAAATCAGAAAATGTGAAAAACCGATTATTGCGGCAGTAAATGGTGTAGCAGCAGGGGCGGGGTTTAGCCTTGCGCTTGCTTGTGACTTTAGACTAATGTCTGAGCGTGCCAGTTTATTAAATGCATTCATCCATGTGGGGCTTATTCCGGATTCAGGTAATCTTTATTATTTAACACAATTAGTCGGACAATCTAAAGCTGCAGAATTAGCCATTTTAGGAGAAAAAGTGCCAGCTACAGAGGCGGTTGCAATGGGTCTTGCAAACCGACTGATTCCATCAGAAACATGGGAAGAGGATGTATCTGCATTTGCAACACGACTTGCCGCTTTACCAACAAAAGCAATCGGATTAATCAAAGGCTCATTGATGACGATATCAGAACTTTCTTTTGAAGAATATCTTGAACATGAAGCTCAAGGACAGCGAATAGCTGGTTTAACAAAAGATCATCGCGAAGGCATCAATGCATTTATGAAAAAAAGAAAACCTGTTTTTACAGGCCAATAG
- a CDS encoding enoyl-CoA hydratase/isomerase family protein: MYSFEFIETTVKGNIAVIELNRPRQLNSLNRKMVCEIVTAMEMFDREEEVRIIVLTGKGRSFSAGADIDEMTGDDPVSLELLNQFADWDRFTLIKKPIIGAVKGFVLGGGFELALCCDILIAASGTEFSFPEAGLGVMPGAGGTQRLTKLVGRTKALEWLWTGERISAETALKHGVINKVVAPELLIEETLKFANRLAKQPPLSLRLIKDSVNKAVDYPLYEGMQYERKNFYLLFASLDQKEGMSAFVEKRRPDYQGK; encoded by the coding sequence GTGTATAGTTTTGAATTCATTGAAACGACAGTAAAGGGAAACATCGCGGTGATTGAACTGAATCGTCCTCGCCAGTTAAATTCGTTGAATCGGAAAATGGTTTGTGAAATCGTTACTGCAATGGAAATGTTTGATCGAGAAGAAGAAGTTCGCATTATCGTCCTTACTGGAAAAGGCCGTTCATTTTCAGCTGGGGCTGATATTGATGAAATGACTGGAGATGACCCAGTCAGCCTTGAACTCTTGAACCAATTTGCTGATTGGGACCGTTTTACACTTATTAAAAAGCCAATCATTGGTGCAGTAAAAGGCTTTGTTTTAGGAGGGGGATTTGAGCTTGCATTGTGCTGTGATATTTTAATTGCAGCAAGCGGTACAGAATTTTCATTCCCGGAAGCAGGCCTCGGCGTCATGCCGGGTGCAGGAGGGACACAGCGGTTGACGAAACTTGTCGGACGTACGAAAGCGCTCGAATGGCTTTGGACAGGAGAGCGTATTTCCGCGGAAACAGCACTCAAACATGGAGTCATTAACAAAGTTGTTGCTCCTGAACTATTAATAGAAGAAACGCTGAAGTTTGCAAATCGACTAGCCAAACAACCACCGCTCTCACTGCGCCTTATTAAAGATTCGGTTAATAAAGCAGTGGATTATCCCTTGTATGAAGGAATGCAGTATGAACGGAAAAATTTCTACCTTCTTTTCGCATCACTGGACCAAAAAGAAGGTATGAGCGCATTTGTTGAGAAAAGAAGGCCGGATTATCAAGGAAAGTAA
- a CDS encoding EthD family reductase produces the protein MAKLIALYKHPENKEAFDDHYFNVHSPLTAKIPGLREMKVTKISGSPMGGEGKYYLTCEMKYDNLEALQAGLRTAEGKASGKDLMGFAGDLVTLMIGEDA, from the coding sequence ATGGCTAAACTAATTGCTTTGTACAAACACCCAGAAAACAAAGAGGCTTTTGATGATCATTATTTCAATGTACATTCACCGCTAACAGCAAAAATCCCTGGTCTCCGTGAAATGAAGGTAACAAAAATATCAGGATCTCCAATGGGAGGTGAAGGGAAATATTACCTCACATGTGAGATGAAGTATGACAATCTAGAAGCGTTACAGGCAGGTTTGCGCACAGCTGAAGGAAAGGCATCAGGCAAAGATTTGATGGGGTTTGCGGGTGATCTTGTTACATTAATGATTGGTGAGGATGCCTAG
- the paaD gene encoding 1,2-phenylacetyl-CoA epoxidase subunit PaaD, which yields MTASVDVSTERIFEVLMNVKDPEIDSVSIIDLGMVGEVTTEGNNVKITLLPTFLGCPALEFIKTNTVNAVKKLPEVETIEVEFVFHPPWTSDRITEQGHVNLKKFGIAPPPRYFEEDGSWHVDCAYCGSGYVSMENIFGPTACRSILYCKSCKNVFEAMKPVSTLM from the coding sequence ATGACTGCTTCTGTAGATGTTTCAACTGAGCGTATTTTTGAAGTACTTATGAATGTGAAAGATCCGGAAATTGATTCGGTGAGTATTATTGATCTTGGAATGGTGGGCGAAGTTACAACCGAAGGAAATAACGTCAAAATCACACTTCTACCGACTTTTTTGGGATGTCCGGCACTCGAATTTATTAAAACGAATACAGTAAATGCTGTGAAAAAACTACCGGAAGTTGAAACGATTGAAGTAGAATTCGTCTTTCATCCGCCATGGACATCAGACCGTATAACGGAACAAGGTCATGTGAATCTGAAAAAATTTGGGATTGCTCCACCGCCCCGCTATTTTGAGGAAGATGGATCATGGCATGTGGATTGTGCCTATTGCGGATCTGGCTATGTATCAATGGAAAATATTTTTGGACCGACGGCCTGCAGAAGTATTTTGTATTGCAAAAGCTGTAAAAACGTATTTGAGGCAATGAAACCCGTGTCTACATTAATGTAA
- the paaC gene encoding 1,2-phenylacetyl-CoA epoxidase subunit PaaC, which translates to MSITDNGMSMEYKEAITSLLFQLADDDFLYAFRGSEWLGLAPHIEEDVASSSISQDSMGHAAMYYKLLEELGAGKADDLAHLRPTDERKNSILTERVNGEGYYMETPNYDWAYQVVRSYFYIQAKKVKMDSLCESSYKPIAEVAIKVKMELYYHKLHWETWFKQLMNSTDVAKKKMNDAITLVLNDFGDVFSFGNQKQKIESSNLIDSEEEMKKQWQAIINPVFETLQMEVPLIPNHPVMNGRNGEHTKDLDEALGTLSEVYKLDPAAVW; encoded by the coding sequence ATGAGCATAACAGACAATGGCATGAGCATGGAATATAAAGAAGCAATCACTAGTTTGTTGTTCCAATTAGCAGATGATGATTTTCTGTACGCATTCCGCGGATCTGAATGGCTCGGACTCGCTCCTCACATTGAAGAAGACGTAGCTTCCTCATCCATTAGCCAAGACAGTATGGGGCATGCGGCGATGTACTACAAATTACTTGAAGAGCTTGGAGCTGGAAAAGCGGATGACTTGGCCCATTTACGTCCGACAGATGAAAGAAAGAACAGCATTTTGACGGAACGGGTGAACGGCGAAGGTTATTATATGGAAACACCCAATTATGACTGGGCCTATCAAGTCGTAAGGAGTTATTTTTATATACAAGCGAAAAAGGTAAAAATGGATTCGTTATGTGAAAGCTCATACAAACCTATTGCTGAAGTGGCGATAAAAGTGAAAATGGAACTTTATTATCACAAGTTGCACTGGGAAACGTGGTTTAAGCAGTTAATGAATTCTACAGATGTGGCAAAAAAGAAAATGAATGATGCAATTACGCTTGTTTTGAATGATTTTGGAGATGTATTTTCTTTTGGAAATCAGAAACAAAAGATTGAAAGCAGTAACTTAATAGACAGTGAGGAAGAAATGAAGAAACAATGGCAAGCTATCATCAATCCAGTGTTCGAAACCCTCCAAATGGAAGTACCGTTGATCCCGAATCATCCCGTGATGAACGGACGAAACGGTGAGCACACAAAAGACTTAGATGAAGCACTCGGCACGCTTTCCGAAGTTTACAAACTTGACCCGGCAGCTGTCTGGTAA
- the paaB gene encoding 1,2-phenylacetyl-CoA epoxidase subunit PaaB yields the protein MTGEKTFYQEYEVFSKRTPSSAFQHQFSLLAPNEDMALILAQENFMRREPVADIWIINRKNVRKMNAEEKMTLTRLDNKEYRTTKGYGYLKKKWRQYEQQVLDEKEILSWGGERK from the coding sequence ATGACTGGAGAAAAAACATTTTATCAAGAATATGAAGTGTTCAGTAAGCGGACACCGAGCTCGGCATTCCAACACCAATTCAGCTTACTGGCTCCAAATGAAGATATGGCACTTATTTTGGCACAGGAAAATTTCATGCGCCGTGAACCAGTTGCAGACATTTGGATTATAAATCGAAAGAATGTTAGGAAAATGAATGCCGAAGAGAAGATGACGCTCACCAGGCTAGACAATAAAGAGTACAGGACGACAAAAGGCTATGGTTACTTAAAGAAAAAATGGCGTCAATATGAACAGCAAGTGCTTGATGAAAAAGAAATTTTGTCATGGGGAGGGGAGCGGAAATGA